In Brassica napus cultivar Da-Ae chromosome A3, Da-Ae, whole genome shotgun sequence, the sequence TTCACTCGAGATATCATAGCAAACACTGCAGAGGCTGTATTTTACCTTCAAGTTTTCATTTAGTCTGGGGTTTTTTTTGTCTCGTTTTGTATATGAAGTTGTGAATTTATATGTAGTAAAAAAAAGGCTGTGAATTTAAAAGCTGCTTACAAATACAATACTTCCATCTATTTGCAAAAGTTAAAGCAAAGACGCAAAGTTCACGGGTTGACTTTTTGTTGCAAAGTGAAAAGTGTCATGGAATCATATTCCCTAGATAAACCATATTCCCTAGAGAATCATAATGGCATCCGATTCTCTGTGATTACAATTTACATTTTAGAAAAGGTATATTCTCATCAACATTCAACACTACTTTGTACTATTAACTTCATAACTTCATCCGATTCTCTGTGATTACAATTTACATTTTAGAAAAGGTATATTCTCAACAATATTCAACACTACTTTGTTCTATTAACTTCTAATCTTATTAAGACAAATAGTACTAGTATTAATTAGACGTAAGGAATCGGTCACGTTACCAGAAGAAAAGAATTTATTACTactaactcatgagtttttatTATACGCGGGGGGAACAAATCAAATAAACAACACACTAAAAACATCCGACCgtcgatcaaaaaaaaaaaacatccgaCCGTAATCACGTGCCGTTTCTAGTAATCAAACCGTAACGTCGTGCGGTTTGTTTCACGTGACGAATCTACTAATCAAGCAGTAACATCGTTCTCGACACTGTCGCAACTCGTTAGTCGTCACAGTGTCACGCTCGGAAACTCGCAACGTCCAAAGCCTGATCAAACAACAATAGCGTAGAAAACTTCAGCAAACTACATCCGGTTTAAACATCGAGAAATTACTAAACCGGAGTACATGACTTACTTGGATCTTTAATGGTTTGAGTGGCAAGGCCGTTAAACGAGCAAGTCCCACCGGTCTTACGAAAGCTAGCCCAATAAGAGCTAAACGCGTAGCTAGCATGCAACACGGTTAAATCCGGTTTATGACACGGACCTCCGGATTTAATCGGGTCGCAAGTATTATTCCCCTGTGAGCAAGCGTACGATAGAGCTTCACCAAGCTGAGTCCAGTTCGCTCCTTTAGCCACCACGCACCATATCTTCCCTTTGTACACCTCATTGTTCTCCGGCGCCGGCAACTTCTCTTTAAACTCCGTCGTCTCCCCCGACAACTCAATCTCGTAGACCCGAGACCCGTTCGGGTGCAAGAGTCCGAAATGCCGCTCCGTACCCGGACCCGTTTTCTGATTCTCGTTGAACAAGGCGAAGATAAACGACGGGAGGACCTTCCCGGGCCGCGCCGGAGTTCCCACCGGAGGCACGGCGGAGAGTTTTTTGACGACGTTGCGGTTGTAAGTGGCGGCGTTGTAGACGTTGGCTCCGATCTGATCGTAGTCTCCGTTGTTGGGCCAGCCCGTTTCCGCGACCCAGATCCGAAGATCCGGGTACCCGAGGCGTGACGTGGCGAAGACGAAAGCGTCGATCATTTGGTCGAAGAGGTTGTGGTAGGTGAGATTCGTGGCGGGATCCGTTACGGTGACGTTGGTGGATTCGAAAAGCGCGTAACCGAGATCTACATGGGCCGGATCTTGGGCCCATGGGAAGTACGGGTAGACGTCGACGAATAAAAACGATTTGGTCCGGTTTAGGAACTGTAGCATCGGTTTCATAACCGAACCGGAGATATCCGAACGGAACTCGCCGCTCGAAGGAGGAAACGAAGTTTTGAGAACGTCGACGGCGAGCGTGGTCCCCACTTTGACTTTCTTGACGCTGAGTTTCTTCAGCGACCGTTGGATCTTGCGCATTGCGGGAACGAGAGCTGATTTGAGCTCGGAGTCCGCGGAGGAGAGGATCTCGTTGCCGACGAGGAGGTAACGGATCTTGGTGGTGGGGTGAAACGGGAGGATGTTGGATCGGATCCACTCGTCGGAGAGGGTTGACGATTTTGAGATGTTGACGATGAGCTCGTTAGGGACCATGACGGAGACGGTGATGTCGGTGGCGTTTAATGCGGCGAGGATGGCTGGGTTGGCGTCGTAGAGCTTGACGCGTTTTGCGTTTAGGGATTGGATGAGTTTGACTGAGTCGGACGGAGACGGGAGGTTGTCTCCTAGCTGGCCGTAGTTGACTCCTGGTCGGCCTGAGAACTTTGCTCCTGTGGACAAGACAGAGGTAAAGATATCAGTAAAAGAGATGTTAAACCGACATTAATGGAGGTTTCTAGATATCGTTTTACCTGAAACAGCTACGAGCAGAAAGAGAGTAAGAAGATGTAGAACACTCATGATGTTATTGTTAACTgataactcttcttcttcttgtctgaAGAGAGCAAGTAGATGTAAGACCAAAAAAAAGTAGATGTAAGACGTACGAGAGAAGAGTGAATAATGGAGATATTTAACGGGTAGGGTTTACATACCTGTTCCCCACACCAAAGAAAAATAATCTAATTTGAGgattaaatttaaacgataatACAATGTACTGTATTAGTTAAGTTTGTATACAGATGTATTAATACAATGTACCGTATCTCTAATGTATTTACATGATGCATGAgtagatttatttattcaatagtGCCCTATGAATACTtacttttttataataaatttgtttCGTCAGGATGTTACATGATGCATGAGCACAGATTAGTCTTAACGGTTGATATTAAGTGTAACTGAGGGGGTTTTAACGTTGATTAAAAAGACTGTTACTCTGTTAGAATCATGTTTTAATTCCTATTTTCAGTCTAGCTGATATAGTAATCGTATGGGCACCTAATGCTACTTGGGTTATTAGCAAGATGAGTAAATGATGAACTGTTATCAAATGCTTTTAATTTAACTCTCAAATGTTACTGAAAGAGGAAAAAAATCTTCTCCTACCAATTATCACTTAATGTTCATtgaaaaatgtattaatgttgaTTCAGATAATGAGATTGATGTGTGATGAAAAGGCTGTATATAAATACTCAATACTCATACAAGACACTGTTGATTCGTGTCTTAATTCTAGACAAATCTCAACGGTCGTCTTGTAATAAAGAAGTAAATGTTCAATGAGAGTtgaggaagaaaaagagagtaaCGTTCTGATGCTTTAACGATGTGACGTGACATTATGCTCTTTAGATCTCATGTTTCATTacaataatacttttttttcttttttggacaAACATTACAATAATACCTATAAATCAATAAAGTCGTAAATAAAGCCAGTAGGCCCCCAGTACTAAAgccaattttatattttacttcaaaataaaactatattatagaaATGGTTTTATCTTAATGTATgcacttataataaaatttatttataggaactaataacagaaaaaaatattgatttggcCTCATACTTAAGAAATTATcacaaaattgattttaaaagaaCATGGAAAACTCCCCaaattggcaaaaaaaaaaacaagaataataATTGAGTTCAAAAGTATAGATGAATCCTGAagaaagaaacaacaacaaattACTCAAAAGAATTGAGTGTGGCATTACAACAAATTTCTAAATCGGTAGTCAAGTCTTTTTGGCTTAAGACCACAACAAAGAGAGGTCATCATCATGAAAGCCTTTCTTTTCTGCCACTTCCCCCTAATACTATCCGTAAAACAAAACGAAAGAAGAATCTAAACCATCACAGGTAAAGAGTAtcataagacaaaaaaaaaactttttaaaaatgaattgtttttcttttttttttatgtagaaAGGACCAGCAATAATCCATATCTGAGTTGGTTTCATCCTCCTGACTTTGCTCTTgagcttctctctcttcttttctgtTCTTCAACTTGTATGGGTGCAAATGTAGTTTCAAAACGAGGAAAGGggtgtttttatataaaactaacTGACCTGTTCTCCAATCAAATCCAGACCAACAATCACGAAAGTGAGTCCTTGGAACAAGAGGAAGTAGAAGTGTATCCCTTGCGCAGACAACAAGCTTCTCACCGAGGCAGCCAAGAGGATGAAAGCCAAAGCAATCTCTGTTCTGTACAGACGGTTTCTTTTAGTCTTCCCAGCTTTCTTAGCCGCTCCTAGCTTGCTAAGCTCGGTTAAACCCGAATCAGACGACGATCTTTGAATATTCGTTGACTCAACCAAGGACCCTGACTCTGCGTAGGCAATCAGATCAGCCTCGGAGGATCTCCCTAGCTTCTTGGTGACCACCCACTCGTAAGAGCTTCCAAACTTGAACAAACCAGAGATCATGGCTCCAAACTTGGTGACAGACATTGTGTTTTCAAATAGGAGGTAAGGGACGATGAAAGGGAACGATCTTGGGGCTGGGATGATGTTTAAGATGGACATGATCCCGGGGATGTAGCAAACGACCCATGATGGTAAGTTAGCTTCTGGGAAGAACATTGTCAATGGGAGAATGACGCAGAAGAGAGTGAATGAGTAGAATGGTAAGATAAGCTTCCTtagcaagaagaagagaaatatCATATTAGCTTTCTTGCCTACACTCACCTGCAAGTAGAAAAAGATCAGAGACCAAACTCTACAACAATCTCAATATAATCAATCATCAGCCTCACCTTTGAGCGAAGAATGTCCATGAAACACAAACGGAACAGTTGCATTGGACCTGAATGCCAACGGTACTGCTGCTTCTTGTACGCCTCATAAGACTCCGGAAGCTCGCAGAGACACTATGCAAAACGTTATGAGATTAAAGAGCTGGAGAATGAAAAGGAGAGTTCTAAGCAAAAACACAAAGTACCTTGACGTCATTGAGATAGATGAACTTCCATCCACAGAGATGAGCACGGACGGCTATATCCATGTCTTCAACAGTTGTTCGCTCCAACCAACCACCACAATCCTCAAGAGCTTTGATTCTCCAAACACCAGCAGTTCCATTAAAGCCAAAGAAGTTGATAAAGACACCGTTAACCTGCTGTTCGACTTCGAAGTGGAAAGACAAGTTTATGTTCTGTAGCCTTGTAAGCAAATTTTCGTCTTTGTTCACAAAGGCCCACCGTGTTTGGACCAAGGCTAAGTCTTCTCTCCCCTGGAATAAACATATATCATGTCAGAAAGGCTAGTGGTATCATTGTTCCAAGTGTAAACCTTCAACTAAAATGTAAGAAAAATCTGTAATCTCAAAGATAAACGAAACTATTTTTCtagaataatttttcttttaatttaaaaacagtctagatgttcaaaaaaaaatcggtctaggcacCCGCCTGAAGCGCATAATCACTATCTAGAGATTTCTTTGCTTGACACTATGTAAAAGATCAACTGTAACTTATTCATGATGTAAAGCAAAAATTATATGAgccaaacattttaaaaaaagtgAATGATAACCTTAAAATGAGGGACCGTTTTCTTCAAAAACTCTGCCGGCGGCTGGAAATCTGCATCGAAAATGGCGACAAACTCGTAATCTTTGACGTATTCGCAGTTCATTGCAGCTTTGAGGTTTCCAGCCTTGTAACCAGTACGTATGAGACGGTGTCTATACACTATCCGAACACCCCTTTGCTGCCATTTCTGTACTTCAGCCTTTATAAGCACCTGGACGTCTAACTCACTTGAGTCATCAAGAATCTGGATTAGCATTCTCTCTTTTGGCCAGTCAAGCATACACACCGCTCCAATAGATTGTTGGTAAACCTGCAAAAATCCCACCAACTAGATTAGGTAACAAAACAAGAACTgcaataactaaaaaaaaaacagaaatctTATGAGCCGGTCCTGAGATTTTGGAGGCTATAgacaatttagtaaaaatttatgtaaaactattttttttttacaaatttaagagcttatatatttatgtaaaattttgGGGGCTTTATTGCAATGCTTCATTAGCCTATGCTTAGATCAACAGTTTTAGAAATGAAACCACAGAAAAATACTTAGATTTCTACCAACGAGGTGTTGGCCTAGTGGTAAAGGAGTTTCTAGTAGGCACTCCACCACTCGGGTTCAATTCTCCTTAGGAAACAACAACTATTTACGATGTTTGAGTTCCGACAAATAGGTGAAACCACTTATAATCAACAAAAACACACTAAGATTACTAGTAACTATAGAAACAAATCCCAACTTCAAAATGCTTGATTCCTTGATTCAGCTAAGTTAAAGATTCAAAATGCTCACCTCCTTCTCATTACACATAGGAATCTGCACAAGCACCATAGGATAATCCTCCAATCTAATCCCCTCACCAACCGGTTTAGCCGGGTACTCCATAGCCGCGACAGGCTTAATCCTACGGAGTTTGATCCAGAAGCATCCAAGCACAAGCACCAGACGGTCAACAGACTGAATCAAGAAGAGGACAATGCAGACATTAGTCAAGCTCTGAAGCGGCGGCGCCAAGTAAGACGCCCTGATCTCGAGCCACCAAGCGTAAGCCACCTCCACGGCTGCCTCGGCGGAGGCCACGGAGGGAGGCGTGAAGTGCCATCCTTTGAAGTAGGCGGCGAGCTCGAAGCAGAGGAGGAGGACGACGACGACAAGGAAGGCCTTGATGAGACGGTACAGCCTCGCGGAGGAGGTCGAAGAGGGGGGATTGTCGTTGGCGATGCGGCGGTTGGCGGTGCGGAGGAGGTGGAGGAAGGAGGAGGCGATCCAGACGGAGGAGGAGGCGAGCTGCTTGAGCCTGAGGAGGTAGAGGCGGGAGAGCTGGCGGAGGGTCCGTGTCCGGATCCGATCTTTGTCCGTCGGGTCAACGGCCGGAGTTCGGATTTCGACGGTGAGGAATGCTTCGTCGTCgcctccgccgccgccgccgtcgtGGTCTCTGTTCCGCTGCTTATTCCACCATTGCTGAAACTCCTCGTTCTGGGAGCGAGACATCGAACAACAACGCAATGGATGGATCCAATCCTTGGCCTTAGATCAATTAAGAACAAACTTAGTAACATCTTTTATTATACAATATATGGTAATTAAAATGTTATGAGATCTCATTCATTAAATGAAACAATCATTTGCATCTAAGGAGGGAGGGgagagagatcgagagagagagagagagagggttaAAGCATTTTACAGATCTGTAGAGAGGGAAATAGAGATTACCGGTAGAAGTCGACGAGTCTCTGTAGTCGACGGAGACACTGAGGTTTGTGGATCGATCTACAATGGCTTTTTTTAAAacgaaaggaagaagaagaagatgaaggtgGAGGGGGAAGGAGGGGGGaggctaaaaaaaaatgagtGTGGAGAGATTGATGTTTGTAATTGAGAAGACTGGTTTACCCTCGCGTTTAGACATAAACTACACTCCTGTCGGATTGTAGTTAAACAGCGGTTTGGTAAGGTTGgttaaaaactaaaaagcaaaGAGGAAAAAAAGAGTTTACGGCCTCTTTTTTGGGTAGTTAGGCTTTTTAATGGGCTTTGTTGCTTTCTTTACCTAGATTAATATTGTAGCCTTTGGTAATATACAATACCATAATCATGAAATTTATAATCTTGCTAATTTTGAAACAGTAAAGTTACTAAGTAAACAGATAAATatcaaactaaaatttaaaaaagtattctatgtcaaaagaaaaagaaagacagAGCTAGATGAAAGCAagctaaaattgtttttttttttcttgaaacttTCTTTGCATCTCCAAAATGTACACTTTTATTGCTTCTTTTTAATTTGAGTTCTTAAATTTAGAATTACTATAAGTCAAATCTATGAGTTTCTGATTAGAATAATGGTTTGGAATCCTACTTATTATTCTCAGAATCCCAAATTATTCTTAAACGTTCagagatttattttatagttattgtaaacccaaaaaaacactgctaacagcaaaaaaaaatgaactagGGAAGTAAAGGATTTGGCTAAAAGTCCAGTGCGAGAgaaaatttactaaatttaGTCTAATCTTGTtgagtgaaaaaaaaatctaataattaATAACTACTATTTGGCAAAAACATCtaacaataataaaaagggAATATCCTGAGTAGTTAGAGTGTCCACGTCACCTAAAAAAATCTGCCAATGAGAAAGTGTTGTTTTGCCACGTCAATCATGTTAATCAAAATTTGCACTAAAACATTTCGATTGAACCCATCAAAAAATTGCATTAAAACATTTCGGTTGAACCCATAGTAACTAGACTAATCTCTATTGGTCCTCAAAACccaatcaaaaataatttagtaCGGCCCTTAAAATTAATCTATACAGGCCCATATGAACTCCATTGCCCTTTAACCCAATTTCGTCGCAAGCCTCCTCCGTCTCTTTCGCTTCTTTTTCATCGTTACAACTTTCTGAATTTTCTTCAGTTTCTCCACTTTTGATCACTCATTCCTCTTCTTTAATCCTATCTGTGTGAGCAATGATATCCTTTCAACTTCCTCTCTTTCTCCAACTACATA encodes:
- the LOC106389009 gene encoding probable xyloglucan glycosyltransferase 6, producing MSRSQNEEFQQWWNKQRNRDHDGGGGGGDDEAFLTVEIRTPAVDPTDKDRIRTRTLRQLSRLYLLRLKQLASSSVWIASSFLHLLRTANRRIANDNPPSSTSSARLYRLIKAFLVVVVLLLCFELAAYFKGWHFTPPSVASAEAAVEVAYAWWLEIRASYLAPPLQSLTNVCIVLFLIQSVDRLVLVLGCFWIKLRRIKPVAAMEYPAKPVGEGIRLEDYPMVLVQIPMCNEKEVYQQSIGAVCMLDWPKERMLIQILDDSSELDVQVLIKAEVQKWQQRGVRIVYRHRLIRTGYKAGNLKAAMNCEYVKDYEFVAIFDADFQPPAEFLKKTVPHFKGREDLALVQTRWAFVNKDENLLTRLQNINLSFHFEVEQQVNGVFINFFGFNGTAGVWRIKALEDCGGWLERTTVEDMDIAVRAHLCGWKFIYLNDVKCLCELPESYEAYKKQQYRWHSGPMQLFRLCFMDILRSKVSVGKKANMIFLFFLLRKLILPFYSFTLFCVILPLTMFFPEANLPSWVVCYIPGIMSILNIIPAPRSFPFIVPYLLFENTMSVTKFGAMISGLFKFGSSYEWVVTKKLGRSSEADLIAYAESGSLVESTNIQRSSSDSGLTELSKLGAAKKAGKTKRNRLYRTEIALAFILLAASVRSLLSAQGIHFYFLLFQGLTFVIVGLDLIGEQVS
- the LOC106389010 gene encoding probable glucan endo-1,3-beta-glucosidase A6 — protein: MSVLHLLTLFLLVAVSGAKFSGRPGVNYGQLGDNLPSPSDSVKLIQSLNAKRVKLYDANPAILAALNATDITVSVMVPNELIVNISKSSTLSDEWIRSNILPFHPTTKIRYLLVGNEILSSADSELKSALVPAMRKIQRSLKKLSVKKVKVGTTLAVDVLKTSFPPSSGEFRSDISGSVMKPMLQFLNRTKSFLFVDVYPYFPWAQDPAHVDLGYALFESTNVTVTDPATNLTYHNLFDQMIDAFVFATSRLGYPDLRIWVAETGWPNNGDYDQIGANVYNAATYNRNVVKKLSAVPPVGTPARPGKVLPSFIFALFNENQKTGPGTERHFGLLHPNGSRVYEIELSGETTEFKEKLPAPENNEVYKGKIWCVVAKGANWTQLGEALSYACSQGNNTCDPIKSGGPCHKPDLTVLHASYAFSSYWASFRKTGGTCSFNGLATQTIKDPSFGRCEFPSVTL